GTCGAGGGCATTGGAGGAAAGATGGATTGTGACGTCATCGTCGTGGGCGCCGGCCTTGCGGGACTCGTTGCTGCAGCTGAGCTTGCCGATGCGGGCAAATCGGTCATCATTGTCGACCAGGAAAACGAGAACAATATCGGCGGTCAGGCCTTCTGGTCCTTCGGAGGCCTGTTTTTTGTCGATTCACCTGAACAGCGGCGGCTGCGTATTCGCGACAGCCATGCACTCGCCTGGCAGGACTGGCAGGGATCTGCTGGTTTCGACCGGGAGGAAGATCACTGGCCGCGCCGCTGGGCCGAAGCTTATGTCGATTTTGCCGCCGGTGAGAAACGCCCTTGGCTTCACCAGCAGGGCGTTCGCTGGTTCCCGGTTGTAGGATGGGCCGAACGCGGCGGTGCGTTGTCCGACGGTCACGGCAATTCGGTTCCCCGCTTCCATATCACCTGGGGTACTGGCCCCGGCCTTCTCGCCCCGTTCGAACGGCGGGTCCGCGAGGGTGTTGCACGCGGCAAGGTGCGACTGTGTTTCCGCCATCAGGTGGACGACATTGTCGTAACGGATGGCCGGGTGACGGGCGTCAGCGGCAGTTTGCTGGAAGAAACGGATGCGCCGCGGGCCGTGCAATCTTCTCGTGAAGTGACCGGGACATTCTCTTTCGCTGCCGGCGCGGTGATCGTCACGTCCGGTGGCATTGGCGGAAATCATGACCTGGTGCGCAAAAACTGGCCGCGCGAACGCCTTGGCGAACCGCCATCAACGATGGTGTCAGGCGTGCCGCATCATGTCGACGGCAGAATGCTGCAGATCAGCGAGGATGCGGGTGCAGCGATCATCAATTCAGACCGCATGTGGCACTACACCGAAGGCGTGAAGAACTGGGATCCTATCTGGCCGAAACACGGCATCCGTGTTCTGCCCGGTCCATCCTCGTTCTGGTGTGATGCAAAGGGCAACCGGATGCCGATCCCGTGCCTGCCGGGTTTCGATACGCTGTCCACCCTGGGTCACATCATGAAGACCGGCTATGACTACAGCTGGTTCGTTCTGACCCAATCGATCATCGAAAAGGAATTCGCGCTTTCCGGTTCGGAGCAGAACCCCGATCTCACGGAAAAGAGCATTGCGAAGGTTTTGCAACGGGTGCGCAAGGGCGCCCCGGCACCGGTGGAAGCCTTCAAGGAAAAGGGAGAAGACTTCGTCGTTCGTGATACGCTTGATGCGCTGGTGGATGGAATGAATGCGCTCACGGGAGAAGATCTGATCAATCTCGACCATCTGCTTGCGCAAATCGAAGGACGCGACCGCGAGATAGAAAACCCGTATTCCAAGGATCTTCAGATTGTCGCCATGCGTGGCGCCCGCAACTTTATCGGCGACAAGCTTATCCGCACGGCAAAGCCGCATCGCCTCCTCGATCCGAAACATGGGCCGCTCATTGCGGTGCGGCTGAACATTTTGACCCGCAAGACGCTTGGCGGCATCCACACCGATCTTTCCGCCCGGGTACTGGACCGGACCGGTAATGTGATCGAGGGCCTTTATGCAGCCGGCGAAGCGGCAGGTTTTGGCGGCGGCGGCATGCACGGTTACAATGCGCTCGAAGGAACCTTCCTCGGCGGCTGCATCTTTTCAGGCCGCACGGCCGGACGGGCGGCATCCGGCGCTGTCTGATTCCAACCGACGAAAAGACTTGGAGACTGCAGGTGATGCGTAAGAACCCTGGTCCCGTTGCCCGGATTGCCGATCTTGAACGTGAGCCTTTCAGTCAGGGCACGTCATATGAGAGCCAGGATACGCCGCTTGGCGAGCGGCTTGGTCTGACCGCGATCGGCGCGACCTATATTGAAGTTCCGCCCGGCAAATCCAGCTGCCCGTTTCACAACCATCACATGGAAGACGAGATGTTCGTCATTCTTGGGGGACAGGCTGAGTACCGTTTTGGCGACCGGAGTTTCGAGGTCAAAGCCGGTGATGTGCTTGGCGCGCCGAGAGGTGGTCCCGAAACGGCCCACAAGCTGACCAACACGGGCGAAGCTGTGTTGCGCTATATCGCTGTTTCCAGCAAGGCCGATGTGGAATTGTGCGAATACCCCGACAGCGGCAAGTTTCTTGTCAGCGACAGGCGCGATCCGACAGGGCCAGCCAGTTTCCGTCATATCGGCCGGGCAGATAGCAGTCTTGACTATTGGGACGGCGAGGACGGCTCCTGAGTGCGCCAGGCCAACTATGCCTGACGATGGGAAAGCCTGTCGCCGATCAATGCCGCGCGCTCGCGATCTTTTTTGCGGCCGAAACGCAAAAACAGCGTGTGCTGTTCTTCAAGCGAAGGTACAAACACCGTTGCACCGGCCCAATCGACCGCAATCCGGCTTTCCAGCCTTACCGGATTCCAATGGCCGTTTTCATGAAGATGCAGATCGGCGAGCAGATCGATGGGCAGCAGGCCCTCGATACAGATGCGAGCAAACGGGTCTGATCGGAAATGCGGATCGGGCTGGGGAGGCGGGACCGGCTGTTTCCAGTAATCCAGGAACACGAGCGCCGAAGCACGATCGGTGAAAAGGTCAATATCGTGCGGTTCACCGATATCGATCCCGCTCAAGACAAGCGCGCCGCTGCCGATGATCCACCAGTTGCCGCTGGCGGCCGGAGCCGCATTTGCGATGGCGTGCAGCGTTTCGGCGAGCCTTTGCCCCGGCATCTATTGCGCCGCTTCGGTTTCGGATGGCTCGTCGTGGTGAAACTGCAGCCGGGCAAGGCGTGCATACATGCCGCCTTTCTTCACGAGGCTTGCATGGTTGCCTTCCTCAACGATCCGACCGTGATCCATGACCAGGATACGATCTGCCTTTTTGACGGTCGCCAGCCGGTGCGCAACCACGAGGGTGGTGCGTCCCTTCATCAGGGCATTGAGAGCCGTTTGCACAAGCGTTTCGCTCTCCGCGTCCAGTGCCGATGTCGCCTCGTCAAGGAGAAGGATCGGTGCGTCTTTCAAAAGCGCCCGGGCAATGGCGATGCGCTGGCGCTGTCCGCCCGAAAGCGTGATGCCGCGCTCTCCGACAAGCGTGTCATATCCGTTTTCCATGCGGGCGATGAACGGGTCGGCCAATGCGGCTTTAGCGGCGTCCAGTATGTCTGCTTCGGTGGCATCGGGCCTGCCGAAAGCAATATTGTCCCTGATCGAACTTGCAAAAATCGCAACATCCTGCGGCACGCTGGCGAGGCGCTGGCGGACGGCAACAGGATCGGCCTGCTTTACATCAACGTCATCCAACAGGATTGCACCGCTCTCGGGATCGTAGAAACGGCTGATCAGGGAAAACAGCGTGCTCTTTCCCGCTCCCGACGGCCCGACGATCGCGACAGTCTCCCCTGGCTGAATGGAAAAAGACAGGCCGTCCAGAATTGGTTCGTCAGGGCGCGCCGGATAGGAGAACACAACGTCGCGAAAGGCGACGGAACCAAGCGGCGGCTCAGGCAGCGGCTTGGGGTGCGGCGGCGCTGCGATGGCCGGTGCTTCGTCAAGCAGCTCCGTCAACCGTTCGGCGGCCCCTGCTGCCTGTGAGACCTCGCCCCAGACCTCAGACAGGGAGCCCAGGCTCGAAGCGGCAAGGATCGAATAGAGCAGGAACTGGCCCAGCGTTCCGGCCGACATTTCGCCGCCAAGAACGCTGTGCGCCCCGAACCAGAGGATGCCGACAATGCTGCCGAAAATCATCAAAATCGCGAAACCGGTCAGGAATGCCCGGGCGCGTACCGCTGCACGTGCAGCTATGAAGGCGCTTTCGACCGCATCGGCATATCGTCTGTTGGCCGTCGGTTCGCCGTTGAAGGCCTGCACGGTTCGCGATGCGCCGATTGCCTCGCTTGCGTAGGCCGTCGCGTCGGCAAGGGTATCCTGTGCTTCGCGAGAGCGGCCACGAACTGACCGGCCAAAGCCCACGAGCGGGAAGACGATGATCGGAATGGCAATCAGCACCAGGCCGGACAGGCCCGGGCTGGTGACGATCATCATGACCACCGCGCCGAGACACAGGATTGTGTTGCGCAGAGCCATGGAGGCGGTGGCGCCTACCGCGGACTTGATTTGTGTGGTGTCGGCGCTCAGTCGCGAGACAATTTCGCCGGATTTGTTGGCGTCGAAGAAGGATGGCGACAACTCGGTGACATGGCTGAACACATCGCGCCTGAGATCGGAGACGACCCGCTCTCCAATCGTGATCACGAAGTAGTAGCGCATGGCGCTGGCGAGCGCGAGAAGCGACGCGATAACCAGGAGCATGGTGAAATAGTTGTTGATGAAACCGACATCGGCATCGGTGAAGCCATGGTCAATCATGCGCCGCACTGCGAGCGGCAGGGCAAGGGTCGTTCCGGCGGCAAGAAGCAATGCCACTATCGCCCCGCTGACCAGTCCGCGATACCGGAGAATATAGGGAAATAATCGCGCGAGCGGTCTCATCGACCGCATGCGGCTGGCGTTGTCACGAGTATTTTCCGCCAATGCTTTGTTCCGTTGTAAACCGGCGGCAAAAAACCGCTGTCCCTCTTGTCAGTTTTCAGCCCTTCATGTATAGGCTCGCCATCGAATTGGGAAGCCGTGACCTTTCGGGTATGCGGCTTTGTTTATGACATGGGCCGGTTTGCCGCAGTTGTCTGCGCCCGGGCCGGACTTTTGCAGGACATAGCAATGAAAGCTGATATCCATCCCGACTATCACATGATCAAAGTGGTCATGACCGATGGCACAGAATATGAGACGCGCTCGACCTGGGGTGCTGAAGGTGACACGATGACACTGGAAATCGATCCGAAGGCCCATCCGGCCTGGACCGGCGGTCATCAGCATCTGCTTGATCGCGGCGGTCGCGTTTCGAAGTTCAAGAAGCGGTTTGAAGGTCTCGGACTGTAAAACGCGTTTCCGGCATACGCCGGTCTGAACAGAAAACCCCGCTCGAAACGAGCGGGGTTTTTTTGTTTGCCGGAACGCTGCCGGCAATTTGAATTTTCTAGTTGTTGCCGAAGGCCGTCTTCAGAAGCGAGAGTTGCGCCTGGACCGAATTCTCATTGTCCGGTGTGGACGGCGTATTGCTCTTGCGATGATAGATTTCCTTGTCCAGAAGTGCGACGCGCGCCTGGAGGCGCAGCGAACGTTCGACAAGGTCGCGAAATGCTTCGGGCAGATCGTCCCAGCCCGGTGCGCTGCGGTCGCAGGCAAAACCGTCGAGGCGGACCTTGGTCTTTTCGGCAATCACCTGTTCGCGGGTCATCTCGCCATTGTTGACGGCGCGCTGCAAGAGCAGCCAGGACGCCATCTGCATCAGGCGCGTGGTCAGGCGCATGGATTCAGCGGCATAAAGCACGGACGCCATGCGCGGGAGCGCTTTGGCAGCCACGCGGCCCGTTCCGTCCAGATAGGCGGCCGTTTCCTCAACCAGTCCCATTCCTTCCGAATAAAGCGTGCGGAAGGAAGCGGACGATGTGATGCGCTCCGCAAACTGGATTGTATTCTTGTTGGTATCAGCCATGCCCAATGCCTCGTTCGGTGCGAATAATACAATAATATAAACACAACAAGCCGCAGCTCCGCCGTACCCGTACCGCCGCTTGCCGCCTCACAGTGGGGCTTGCCGGCTTGCAACGCAAGGCAATTCTTAAGGAAGGGTTAACGGCTTTCAGCCTCTGATAACCAAAGTGCAACAGCCCGTTTTTTGCTGAAAATTGAGGCTTTGGGCAAAAAAAAAGAGCCGCGACGCGGCTCTCAGAAGTTTAACAGGGAGGCATCAAACAGAATGACATCTTGTCACTCAGTCCGAATCCAGAAGAACTGGATGTATATGATAATGATCCGTAAAGCTTAACGCAGGGTTAACGGCCTTAAGAAAATGCGAATTTTTAAAAGCTGTTTACCATCCTGCGCGCCCGGTGCCGCTAGCGAAACAGCGATTCCGCGGCGTTCTTGCTTTTCTCCTTTGAGGACCTTTCAGTCTCCAGCCGCTCGATCTCCTGTTGCAGCATCGAAATGCGCTCCTGCAGCTCATCCACGGAAATCATGGACAGATCGCAGCCGATTTCATGGGTCAGGGGCTTTTTCTGCGGCTCGTCCTCAAAAATAGACATCGTTTCCTCCATGGGCATTGCTGATTTTGAATGATATGGGAAATGCAAAAGGGAATCCAACCAGACTGGGCGGGCAGGAGCCGCCGGACAATCATGAAAGCCATTGAAATCCGTGAACCGGGAGGACCGGAAGTTCTCGTCGCCGTCGAGCGACCGATGCCGGAGCCGGCCGCCGGTGAACTGCTGATTGCCGTCAAGGCTGCCGGTGTCAACCGTCCCGACTGTCTGCAGCGCATGGGTGCATATCCACCGCCACCGGGCGCGCCGGACATACCGGGCCTGGAGGTCGCGGGACTGGTTGAGGCGGTGGGCGATGGTGTCGGCGCTTTCAAGGTCGGTGATCCGGTCTGTGCGCTGGTGCCGGGGGGTGGCTATGCCGAATACTGCACGGTGCATGAAACCAACGCGCTCCCCGTTCCCGCCGGCTTCAGCTTCGGTGAAGCAGCGGCGATCCCGGAAACCTACTTCACCGTGTGGAACAATGTCTTCCAGCGTGGCGGGCTGCAATCCGGCGAGACCCTGCTGGTCCATGGCGGCTCGTCTGGAATCGGAACGACGGCGATACAGCTTGCCAGGCATTTCGGGGCCAAGGTGATGGTGACCGCAGGCTCAAAGGACAAATGCAAGGCCTGTCTTGATCTCGGCGCCGATCTCGCCATCAATTACCGCGAGGACGATTTTGTTGCCGTTGTCAAGGAAGAGACGGGAGGTGAGGGGGCAGATCTCATTCTCGATATGGTGGGCGGGGACTATATCTCCCGCAACTATGACGTTGCAGCGGTAGAGGGGCGGATCGTTCAGATCGCCTTTTTGCAGGGCGCCCGGGTCGAGGCGGATTTTTCAAAGCTGATGATGAAACGGCTCGTGCATACCGGCTCCACCCTTCGTGCGCGCTCCGTCGTCTTCAAATCCGATATTGCCTCGGAGCTCAGACGTAAAGTCTGGCCTCTGCTTTCCAGGCGCGCCGTTGCGCCCGTCATGGACACGATGTTTCCGCTTGAGCGTGCATCCGCGGCCCATGCCCGCATGGAAGAGGGCGATCATATCGGCAAGATCGTTCTCGACGTTGGATAGCGGGCGGCCATGACCAAAGTAATTGCAATCGTTCTTCTGCTGGCGATGATCGCCCATCTGATCAGGCCGCTGGGTCTTCCGGGTCTCAAGCGGCGTGGTGACTTCTGGAAGATCGCGGTCTTTGCATTTCTGGCGATGATGGTTGTGGTCGTTTTCCAGCTTTAGGCTGCTATTGTGCCGCCTCGGCGTGTTCCGTTTTCGTCGTGGCTGGCTCGCCTGCATCTTCCAGAATCGTGTCGGCAAGAAGCTCGGCCCAATACCGATAGCCGGCGGCGCCGGCATGAAAGCCGTCTTCGGAAAAGCCGGCGGGATCATGGGGATAGAGTTGCGCCGCCGCCATGGCGAAACGCTCCTTGCAGAGCTGCCTTCCCATGCGATTGATGATCGAGGCGCGCATGTGAAGGATGTGCGCAAGCAGCGGCGGCAGGCTTGGCACCATCCGCATATCGATAACCGGGGACCACAGGATAACAGCTTCCGGCCATTTGGCCCGAAGGGCGTAGAGCAGTCCGCCGAAGCCGCGCTTGAACTTCTTTGCCGTCACGAAGTTCTTTGCGTCATTTGTACCGGCAGCGATAATGATGTGTGTGTAATCGATCCGTTCAAGATTTGGCACGACATGATCACGGATCTCGGCGCAGACGGCCGAATTGGCACCGGCGTTGCGCCAGCTTACGCTCTTGCCGGTCCGCTCATAGAGAATTGCTGCAAGTTGTGCTCCGACGGTTTCCGATACATCGTCGACACCGACGCCGGCGGCAGACGAATCTCCCACGACAAGCAGGCGCAACGGTGCAATATCTGCCTGCCCGGCGACACCGAACGGCCTGCCTTGAGGCGGGCTGAGGCGCGGCGTGCCTGCCCGCACCCGAAGGCCTGACACAATGGCGACCGGCGCGAGCAGCCAACTCGCAATGCCATAAAAGAGATGTTTCATCGCTCGCCAAAAGCCCTCTGCTCGCGGCCCGCCATTTCAAGGCAGGCCGTAAGCCATGACGCCCCAGCTTGCAGGTGCTGTCAAGCGTGCCGGGTGTGGCTGTGGTCTCAGGCAGCCTGTTCGAGGTCGCGATTCCAGTTGCCGGTGGCGGCAAGGCCGTTCATGCGGGCGCGATGCGAGAAGGCACGCTGGCCGGCTGCTACATTTTCAGGCTTGCCGCCCCAGGCTTGGAGACATGCGGCCTGAAGGGCACGCCCATAGGAGAAGGTCAGCTGCCAGGGCATATCGTAAGCCGCGTTCATGGCAGACAGATGCGCGGTTGCTTCTTCGTCCGACTGACCGCCGGACAGGAATGCAATCCCGGGCACGGATGCCGGAACGGTGGCACGCAGGCAACGGACGGTTTTTTCCGCGATTTCTTCGACGCTTGCCTTGCGGGCATTCTTGCCGTCGATCACCATATTCGGCTTCAGGACCATGCCTTCCAGGCTGACACGGGCGTTGAAGAGTTCGGCAAATACGGCGCGAAGCACCTCTTGCGTCACCTCATAGCAACGGTCGAC
This portion of the Hoeflea prorocentri genome encodes:
- a CDS encoding ABC transporter transmembrane domain-containing protein, coding for MRSMRPLARLFPYILRYRGLVSGAIVALLLAAGTTLALPLAVRRMIDHGFTDADVGFINNYFTMLLVIASLLALASAMRYYFVITIGERVVSDLRRDVFSHVTELSPSFFDANKSGEIVSRLSADTTQIKSAVGATASMALRNTILCLGAVVMMIVTSPGLSGLVLIAIPIIVFPLVGFGRSVRGRSREAQDTLADATAYASEAIGASRTVQAFNGEPTANRRYADAVESAFIAARAAVRARAFLTGFAILMIFGSIVGILWFGAHSVLGGEMSAGTLGQFLLYSILAASSLGSLSEVWGEVSQAAGAAERLTELLDEAPAIAAPPHPKPLPEPPLGSVAFRDVVFSYPARPDEPILDGLSFSIQPGETVAIVGPSGAGKSTLFSLISRFYDPESGAILLDDVDVKQADPVAVRQRLASVPQDVAIFASSIRDNIAFGRPDATEADILDAAKAALADPFIARMENGYDTLVGERGITLSGGQRQRIAIARALLKDAPILLLDEATSALDAESETLVQTALNALMKGRTTLVVAHRLATVKKADRILVMDHGRIVEEGNHASLVKKGGMYARLARLQFHHDEPSETEAAQ
- a CDS encoding DUF1192 domain-containing protein, with amino-acid sequence MSIFEDEPQKKPLTHEIGCDLSMISVDELQERISMLQQEIERLETERSSKEKSKNAAESLFR
- a CDS encoding cupin domain-containing protein, with amino-acid sequence MRKNPGPVARIADLEREPFSQGTSYESQDTPLGERLGLTAIGATYIEVPPGKSSCPFHNHHMEDEMFVILGGQAEYRFGDRSFEVKAGDVLGAPRGGPETAHKLTNTGEAVLRYIAVSSKADVELCEYPDSGKFLVSDRRDPTGPASFRHIGRADSSLDYWDGEDGS
- a CDS encoding DUF1465 family protein, which codes for MADTNKNTIQFAERITSSASFRTLYSEGMGLVEETAAYLDGTGRVAAKALPRMASVLYAAESMRLTTRLMQMASWLLLQRAVNNGEMTREQVIAEKTKVRLDGFACDRSAPGWDDLPEAFRDLVERSLRLQARVALLDKEIYHRKSNTPSTPDNENSVQAQLSLLKTAFGNN
- a CDS encoding NAD(P)H-quinone oxidoreductase, with amino-acid sequence MKAIEIREPGGPEVLVAVERPMPEPAAGELLIAVKAAGVNRPDCLQRMGAYPPPPGAPDIPGLEVAGLVEAVGDGVGAFKVGDPVCALVPGGGYAEYCTVHETNALPVPAGFSFGEAAAIPETYFTVWNNVFQRGGLQSGETLLVHGGSSGIGTTAIQLARHFGAKVMVTAGSKDKCKACLDLGADLAINYREDDFVAVVKEETGGEGADLILDMVGGDYISRNYDVAAVEGRIVQIAFLQGARVEADFSKLMMKRLVHTGSTLRARSVVFKSDIASELRRKVWPLLSRRAVAPVMDTMFPLERASAAHARMEEGDHIGKIVLDVG
- the rpmE gene encoding 50S ribosomal protein L31, which translates into the protein MKADIHPDYHMIKVVMTDGTEYETRSTWGAEGDTMTLEIDPKAHPAWTGGHQHLLDRGGRVSKFKKRFEGLGL
- a CDS encoding FAD-binding dehydrogenase; translation: MDCDVIVVGAGLAGLVAAAELADAGKSVIIVDQENENNIGGQAFWSFGGLFFVDSPEQRRLRIRDSHALAWQDWQGSAGFDREEDHWPRRWAEAYVDFAAGEKRPWLHQQGVRWFPVVGWAERGGALSDGHGNSVPRFHITWGTGPGLLAPFERRVREGVARGKVRLCFRHQVDDIVVTDGRVTGVSGSLLEETDAPRAVQSSREVTGTFSFAAGAVIVTSGGIGGNHDLVRKNWPRERLGEPPSTMVSGVPHHVDGRMLQISEDAGAAIINSDRMWHYTEGVKNWDPIWPKHGIRVLPGPSSFWCDAKGNRMPIPCLPGFDTLSTLGHIMKTGYDYSWFVLTQSIIEKEFALSGSEQNPDLTEKSIAKVLQRVRKGAPAPVEAFKEKGEDFVVRDTLDALVDGMNALTGEDLINLDHLLAQIEGRDREIENPYSKDLQIVAMRGARNFIGDKLIRTAKPHRLLDPKHGPLIAVRLNILTRKTLGGIHTDLSARVLDRTGNVIEGLYAAGEAAGFGGGGMHGYNALEGTFLGGCIFSGRTAGRAASGAV
- a CDS encoding SGNH/GDSL hydrolase family protein, which produces MKHLFYGIASWLLAPVAIVSGLRVRAGTPRLSPPQGRPFGVAGQADIAPLRLLVVGDSSAAGVGVDDVSETVGAQLAAILYERTGKSVSWRNAGANSAVCAEIRDHVVPNLERIDYTHIIIAAGTNDAKNFVTAKKFKRGFGGLLYALRAKWPEAVILWSPVIDMRMVPSLPPLLAHILHMRASIINRMGRQLCKERFAMAAAQLYPHDPAGFSEDGFHAGAAGYRYWAELLADTILEDAGEPATTKTEHAEAAQ